In Methylobacterium aquaticum, the following are encoded in one genomic region:
- a CDS encoding Do family serine endopeptidase, protein MSQTSQTSRETSSEPRRLHRKALASVAAVTLVATGALGTAILPSSTPAYAQALPQTPITTAEHPPGSFAPIVNRVKPGVVSVKVKLKDDASDDEEGGGQPNLQNVPPQLRDFFRRFGEGGPGGGMQRPQRRGGGAAQGSGFFISADGYVVTNNHVVNNAKSVEVTLDDGRTLPAKIIGTDPKTDLALLKVTDGAPFPYVKLSHGAPQVGDWVVAIGNPFGLGGTVTAGIVSARGRDIGAGPYDDFLQIDAPINKGNSGGPTFDVKGEVVGVNTAIASPSGGNVGLAFAIPSETVQAVVDQLRADGKVARGYLGLQIQPVTKDIADSLGLDKAKGALVNSAQDGTPAAKAGLKAGDIVQAVNGEPVTDARELSRKIASLKPGTKVDLAYVRSGKTETAQVTLGTLPNDTKVASANDNGSRGDSQPRLGLSLAPAAQVGAGQEGVAVVGVDPDGPAAAKGIQEGDVILDVGGQPVSTLSEVAGRIRAAESDGRKAVLMRIKNDKGTRFVAIGLQSKNG, encoded by the coding sequence ATGTCCCAGACCAGCCAGACTTCCCGCGAGACCTCCTCCGAGCCCCGCCGCCTCCACCGCAAGGCCCTCGCCTCCGTGGCCGCCGTGACCCTGGTGGCCACCGGGGCGCTCGGCACCGCCATCCTGCCCTCCAGCACCCCGGCCTACGCCCAGGCCCTGCCGCAGACCCCGATCACCACGGCCGAGCATCCTCCGGGCAGCTTCGCGCCGATCGTCAACCGGGTGAAGCCGGGCGTGGTCTCGGTGAAGGTGAAGCTGAAGGACGACGCCTCGGACGACGAGGAGGGCGGCGGCCAGCCGAACCTCCAGAACGTGCCGCCGCAGCTGCGCGACTTCTTCCGCCGCTTCGGCGAGGGCGGCCCGGGCGGCGGCATGCAGCGCCCGCAGCGCCGCGGCGGCGGCGCGGCGCAAGGCTCGGGCTTCTTCATCTCGGCCGACGGCTACGTGGTGACCAACAACCACGTGGTGAACAACGCCAAGTCGGTCGAGGTCACCCTCGATGACGGCCGCACCCTGCCGGCCAAGATCATCGGCACCGACCCGAAGACCGATCTCGCCCTGCTCAAGGTCACCGACGGCGCACCGTTCCCCTACGTGAAGCTGTCGCACGGCGCGCCGCAGGTCGGCGACTGGGTGGTGGCGATCGGCAACCCGTTCGGCCTCGGCGGGACGGTGACCGCCGGCATCGTCTCGGCCCGCGGCCGCGACATCGGCGCCGGCCCCTACGACGACTTCCTGCAGATCGACGCGCCGATCAACAAGGGCAATTCAGGCGGGCCGACCTTCGACGTCAAGGGCGAGGTGGTGGGCGTGAACACCGCGATCGCCTCGCCGTCCGGCGGCAATGTGGGCCTGGCCTTCGCGATCCCGTCCGAGACGGTGCAGGCGGTGGTCGACCAGCTGCGCGCCGACGGCAAGGTCGCCCGCGGCTATCTCGGCCTCCAGATCCAGCCGGTGACGAAGGACATCGCCGACAGCCTCGGCCTCGACAAGGCCAAGGGGGCCCTGGTCAACAGCGCCCAGGACGGCACCCCCGCCGCCAAGGCCGGGCTGAAGGCCGGCGACATCGTGCAGGCGGTGAACGGCGAGCCGGTGACCGATGCCCGCGAGCTGTCGCGCAAGATCGCCTCGCTGAAGCCCGGCACCAAGGTGGATCTCGCCTATGTCCGGAGCGGCAAGACCGAGACCGCCCAGGTGACCCTCGGCACGCTGCCGAACGACACCAAGGTGGCGAGCGCCAACGACAACGGCAGCCGCGGCGACAGCCAGCCGCGGCTGGGCCTGAGCCTCGCCCCGGCGGCCCAGGTCGGCGCCGGCCAGGAGGGCGTCGCGGTGGTGGGCGTCGATCCCGACGGCCCGGCGGCGGCCAAGGGCATCCAGGAGGGCGACGTCATCCTCGATGTCGGCGGCCAGCCGGTCTCGACCCTGTCCGAGGTCGCCGGCCGCATCCGCGCCGCGGAGAGCGACGGCCGCAAGGCGGTGCTGATGCGGATCAAGAACGACAAGGGCACCCGCTTCGTCGCGATCGGCCTGCAGAGCAAGAACGGCTGA